tataaatttgaaaaaatgtaccctaacactaaaaaattttcatatttacgcaattattgggctttaaactctagttttctgataacctagtttatttagagtgaataagagtatttgcaattgacttaagttttattcatcaaaaagttatgttttttattaattagaaaagatgtaccctatcaatgaacaatgttaatataaacgtaataattgagttctaaattatagtattccttctactaatctatctataggtgactaatgtattagcaattgacttaagtcttattcatcaacaaattatgttttttattaatttgaaaagatgtaccctatcaatgaacaatgttaatataaaggttaataattgagttctaaattctagttttaccccaacgctaaaaaatgttaatataagcgtaattattgggttttatactctagttttctgaaaacctagtttcattttagttgataagtgtatttgcaattgaataaaattgtattcatcaacaaattatgtttttttttatttgaaaagatgtaccctaacactaaaaaatgttcatatatgcgcaattattgggctttaatctctagttttctgataaactagtttatttatagtgaataaaagtatttgcaattgacttgagttttattcatcaaaaaattatgttttttattaatttgaaaagatgtaccccaacgctaagaaattttcatataagcgtaattattgggttttaaactctagttttctgaaaacctcgtttatttatagtggataagtgtatttgcaattgactaaaattttattcatcaacaaattatgttttttattaatttgaaatgctgtaccctaacactaaaaaatgttcatatataggcaataattgggctttaaactctagttttctgataaactaatttattaatagtgaaaaaaagtatttgcaattgattaaagtttaattcatcaaaaaattatgttttttattaatttgaaaagatgtaccctatcaatgaacaatgttaatataaaggtaataattgagttctaaattctagttttaccccaacgctaaaaaatgttcatataagcgtaattattgggttttatactctagctttctgaaaacctagtttcattttagttgataattgtatttgcaattgaccaaaattgtattcatcaacaaattatgttttttatttatttgaaaagatgtaccccaacgctaagaaattttcatataagtgtatttattgggtttaaactctagttttctgataacctagtttatttatagtgaataaaagtatttgcaattgacttaagttttattcatcaaaaaattatgttttttattaatttgaaaagatgtaccctatcaatgaacaatgttaaaataaacgtaattattgagttctaaattatagttattccttctactaatctatctataggtgactaatgtattagcaattgactaaagttttattcatcaacaaattatgttttttattaatttgaaaagatgtaccccaacactaaaaaatgttcatatatgcgcaattattgggctttcaactctagttttctgataacctattttatttagagtgaataaaagtatttgcaattgacttcagttttattcatcaaaaaattatgttttttataaatttgaaaaaatgtaccctaacactaaaaaattttcatatatacgcaattattgggctttaaactctagttttctgataacctagtttatttagagtgaataaaagtatttgcaattgacttaagttttattcatcaaaaagttatgttttttattaattagaaaagatgtaccctatcaatgaacaatgttaatataaacgtaataattgagttctaaattatagtattccttctactaatctatctataggtgactaatgtattagcaattgacttaagtcttattcatcaacaaattatgttttttattaatttgaaaagatgtaccctatcaatgaacaatgttaatataaaggtaataattgagttctaaattctagtttcaccccaacgctaaaaaatgttaatataagcgtaattattgggttttatactctagttttctgaaaacctagtttcattttagttgataagtgtatttgcaattgaataaaattgtattcatcaacaaattatgttttttatttatttgaaaagatgtaccccaacgctaaaaaattttcatataagggtaattattgggtttacactctagttttctgataacctagtttatttatagtgaataaaagtatttgcaattgacttaagttttattcatcaaaaaattatgttttttattaatttgaaaagatgtaccctatcaatgaacaatgttaatataaacgtaataattgagttctaaattctagttttagaccaacgctaaaaaatgttcatattagcgtaattattgggttttatactctagttttctgataacctagtttatttatagtgaataaatgtatttgcaattgaattaagttttattcatcaaaaaaatattttttttattaatttgaaaagatgtaccctaacactaaaaaatgttcatatatgcgcaattattgggctttaaactctagttttctgataaactagtttatttatagtgaataaatgtatttgcaattgaattaagttttattcatcaaaaaaatattttttttattaatttgaaaagatgtaccctaacactaaaaaatgttcatatatgcgcaattattgggctttaaactctagttttctgataaactagtttatttatagtgaataaaagtatttgcaattgattaaagttttattcatcaaaaaattatgttttttataaatttgaaaaaatgtaccctaacactaaaaaattttcatatttacgcaattattgggctttaaactctagttttctgataacctagtttatttagagtgaataagagtatttgcaattgacttaagttttattcatcaaaaagttatgttttttattaattagaaaagatgtaccctatcaatgaacaatgttaatataaacgtaataattgagttctaaattatagtattccttctactaatctatctataggtgactaatgtattagcaattgacttaagtcttattcatcaacaaattatgttttttattaatttgaaaagatgtaccctatcaatgaacaatgttaatataaaggttaataattgagttctaaattctagttttaccccaacgctaaaaaatgttaatataagcgtaattattgggttttatactctagttttctgaaaacctagtttcattttagttgataagtgtatttgcaattgaataaaattgtattcatcaacaaattatgtttttttttatttgaaaagatgtaccctaacactaaaaaatgttcatatatgcgcaattattgggctttaatctctagttttctgataaactagtttatttatagtgaataaaagtatttgcaattgacttgagttttattcatcaaaaaattatgttttttattaatttgaaaagatgtaccccaacgctaagaaattttcatataagcgtaattattgggttttaaactctagttttctgaaaacctcgtttatttatagtggataagtgtatttgcaattgactaaaattttattcatcaacaaattatgttttttattaatttgaaatgctgtaccctaacactaaaaaatgttcatatataggcaataattgggctttaaactctagttttctgataaactaatttattaatagtgaaaaaaagtatttgcaattgattaaagtttaattcatcaaaaaattatgttttttattaatttgaaaagatgtaccctatcaatgaacaatgttaatataaaggtaataattgagttctaaattctagttttaccccaacgctaaaaaatgttcatataagcgtaattattgggttttatactctagctttctgaaaacctagtttcattttagttgataattgtatttgcaattgaccaaaattgtattcatcaacaaattatgttttttatttatttgaaaagatgtaccccaacgctaagaaattttcatataagtgtatttattgggtttaaactctagttttctgataacctagtttatttatagtgaataaaagtatttgcaattgacttaagttttattcatcaaaaaattatgttttttattaatttgaaaagatgtaccctatcaatgaacaatgttaaaataaacgtaattattgagttctaaattatagttattccttctactaatctatctataggtgactaatgtattagcaattgactaaagttttattcatcaacaaattatgttttttattaatttgaaaagatgtaccccaacactaaaaaatgttcatatatgcgcaattattgggctttcaactctagttttctgataacctattttatttagagtgaataaaagtatttgcaattgacttcagttttattcatcaaaaaattatgttttttataaatttgaaaaaatgtaccctaacactaaaaaattttcatatatacgcaattattgggctttaaactctagttttctgataacctagtttatttagagtgaataaaagtatttgcaattgacttaagttttattcatcaaaaagttatgttttttattaattagaaaagatgtaccctatcaatgaacaatgttaatataaacgtaataattgagttctaaattatagtattccttctactaatctatctataggtgactaatgtattagcaattgacttaagtcttattcatcaacaaattatgttttttattaatttgaaaagatgtaccctatcaatgaacaatgttaatataaaggtaataattgagttctaaattctagtttcaccccaacgctaaaaaatgttaatataagcgtaattattgggttttatactctagttttctgaaaacctagtttcattttagttgataagtgtatttgcaattgaataaaattgtattcatcaacaaattatgttttttatttatttgaaaagatgtaccccaacgctaaaaaattttcatataagggtaattattgggtttacactctagttttctgataacctagtttatttatagtgaataaaagtatttgcaattgacttaagttttattcatcaaaaaattatgttttttattaatttgaaaagatgtaccccaacgctaagtgTGTACGCCAAGACAGCTGACGCAGCACATTCCCGAAGGACCACTCGACGAACAGTcgagaccaaaaaaaaattgatttggaTTGCTTATGTCGCCTTTTATAAATTGGGTAGGCAACCTAATATGCACGACGACAACGATTACCTCAGATTAGGAAAGGGACGTGAGGTGTTGAGGAGAACAAGATTTTAGAGTTTagttattgggggggggggtctccGTAGTCGGTTAGGACAGGTGCAATGACCACGGAGCTCACATGAGTTGGCTAAACCTTAATGACTAAGCTTAAACTAAAAGTCTTGACGTGGACCCGGACAGCCTGCCCACATTGGAGACACCCGTTGAATGCGGATTCCGAAGACCTGGGCGGCCTCTCACACACTACGGCGAGTGCTGGCGGACTTACGCGGGAGGAGCTGGCACTTGGTGACGGTGAGGCGCACAGTGGGCGTACAAGCCGTCGGATCAGGTGACCCACGGatggcaataatataattaagatatataaatttataactcacggtttgaatggtaataatttggccgtttattttaaacaataataatgagcaGGTGCAGTGACGGATTTCAGTAGCGTCGCAAGTAACACcgcagtaataataacaatttggttGATCACAATGATCAGACAGTCCGATTGTACAgatcgaaattaataatatatatataaatgatgcTTGGTGTGTACCAATAAATACGTACACCCGACAAGATTGTAAAGAACACGAACATCACATTAACAAAAAGAACGCTGCAATAGCGggacaataaaaaatttgacgAGAGAAAAAAAGCACACAAAAAAAGATATGACAACAAGGGCGTTGGCcgcaataaatgataataagaaaaacacaATAAAGATTAAGATAATACAACTAAAACAAAGAAGATAAATATGGtgattttaataatcaataataataataatacacaaggaATATATAATAGGGTGAAGAGATGAGTGGAAGGTGGGACTGACCGATAAGACACTCGTGCCGTCGTGCTCATTAGCATATCGCTGATGGTCATTGTCAGCGCCAACATCACCGCCCACTTTGAAGGAACTTCAACAAGAAGGCACTGGACACAACTTGACAGCTGGCCGAGTTAGAACTCCAGACGACGTGTGGACAGTAGCAACGCGTGACACCCCGTCTGCACCAGGGTGGAGGTCCGTGATACGTCCGTATCGCCAATACAGCGGATGCGAGGGTTCCTTTATTAGGACAAGGTCTCCAACATTCAACTGCTTTCCATCATCAGACCATTTTGTTCGCAGCTGGAGAGTagacaaatattcatttttccaTCTGGTCCAGAAGTACCGGTGGAGATCAGTAACTAAGCGCCAACGCTGCATTTTTGAGAGTGGTACGTTTTCCAAACAAGGGTCCGGAAGAGATGTCGATGGGACCAGCGTTAAAAAATGGCTTGGCGTCAAAGCTTCTAAATCTTTGGGATCATTGCTAAGGGCACACAAAGGCCGTGAATTTAGAGTGGCTTCAATTTTTGTCAACAAAGTGATTAGTTCTTCACTTGTGAGTCTATGGGTTCCAATGGATCGAAAAATTAACGACTTAGTCGACTTTACTCCAGCTTCCCAGAGTCCTCCAAAGTGAGGAGAAGACGGAGGATTGAATAACCAAGTAATTTGGTCCTTGGACAAATGATTTCGTACACTGTGTTGATAGGTTTCTGATGCGATGAAGTTATGTAGCGGGCTTAAAATATTCGCGGCACCAACGAAATTAGTACCACAATCACTATGGATCTCTTTGATCGGTCCACGACGAGCAGCAAAACGAGTGAACGCTAGGAGGAAAGTTTCCGTTGACAGGTCAGAACTGAGCTCGATGTGCAATGCCTTGGTTACGGTACAGACGAATAAACAAATGTAGGCAGAGCTCCTGGATGATGCGCGACCACGGGATCCTTTGATAGATATCGGGCCAGCATAATCAACGCCTGAGATAGCAAATGGTTTTATCTGTTGTACTCTGTATTTAGGAAGAGCAGCCATTTTTGGTTGAACCGTTTGAGGTCTAGTGCGAAAGCATGGAAGACATAATCGCAGCCGGGACCTAATAGCCTGCCTCCCTGACAGTATCCAAAACTCACGCTGTAAATGTGATTGGAGGGTCATGGCTCCTGGATGGCTTAATGCACAATGGTTGTGATCAATTATTAGATCAGTTAAACGATGACGGGACGGCAACAAAGCAGGATGCTTGTGAACGTATGGAATTTCTGCGTTGCGAAGCCGACCGCCCACTCTGAGAACACCAACTGGGTCAATAAACAGGTCTAAACGTCGGAGAGATTTTGAGCAGGGAAGACCGTTTGACAGAGCTGCAATTTCGACGGCAAACGTTTGACGTTGGACTAAGTAGACCAAGGCAGAGAGAGCACGAGTGATCTCTGTCGCATTTATAATGTTGCTAATTGGAGCGTCAGAACGGGGCTTGGAAAAACGAAAACAGTAAGCGATTACGCGAAGGATCTTCTGCAGAGATGACATGCGATTTAACAAATTGATTATCGGAATGTCTACAGTGACGGTGAGCACAGTAGGTACTCGAGCTTCCCTTGAGGGGGGCCCAGTGAAATCTTCAAGTTTGGTTAACAGTAATTTTGGCCATTTGTCTGGAGGACTCAGTAAAAATGATGGACCAGTCCACCACAGTGAGTGGTTGAGGAGCTCGGAAGGAAACAATCCGCGCGATGCGCAATCGACTGGATTCTCCTTCGTGGGAACATGGCGCCAAATTGCAGGTGTGGTTAAATCGTGGATCAGACTGGTTCGATTCGCGATGAATGTGGCCCATCGATGAGGGGAAGACCTAATCCAAACGAGAGCTGTGGTGGAATCAGTCCAGGAGTGGAGTTCGTCAATAGTTATGCGATTAGTGTAGGAGTCAGCAACCAATCGGAGGAGTTTCGAAGCCAATACGGCACCACACAGTTCCAGACGGGGAATTGTGGACCGCTTGAGAGGGGCTACTTTTGACTTTCCTGTTATGAGATGACAATACACTGACGTGACTGTCTCTACACGGAGATATACTGCCGCGGCATAACCTTTTTCAGAGCTATCAGAAAAGGCATGGAGTTGTACAGAAATAGCATGATCATAGGTAATACGACGAGGAATACTAATGGTTTCAATTAGCTGCAGTTCAGACTGATATCGGGCCCATAGGGAGGCAATGTCAGAGGGAACTGGGTCATCCCAGTTGATACCGGAGGTCCACAGCTGTTGCATGACGTGTTTTGTGAAAAAGGTCATGGGTGACAACAGTCCTAACGGATCAAAGACACGAGCAATGTCGGACAGAACAGATCGTTTTGTCGGTTGAGTCATCGATGGCTGAGCTTTAAAGGAAAAAGTGTCAGCAGATGGGTCCCATTTTAACCCTAATACTTTCAAATCAGAGAGTTCGTCACTGTCGAACAAGACTGAGACGGACATTGCACGAGATTCTGGTGGGACCATTTGTAGAAGTTGTACATTGTTGCTGGCCCACTTGCGGAGCTCAAATTGAGCGAGTGCACAAAGGTTTATCAATTGGTCTTGACAGTTGAGAGCGTCTTCTTCTGAGTTTGCACCAGTTAAAATATCGTCGACAAAAGTGTCATTGAGTAAAACGTCAGCGGCCACCGGCCACCTAGCACCGTCCAGTGTAGCAAGATGACGAATAGTTCGCAGAGCTTGAAAAGGTGCTGCTGACGTTCCATACGTAACTGTACAGAGCCGATATTCATCAATTGGAGACGAGGGTGAAAATCTCCACAGGATTCTCAAATAGTCTCGATCTGAAGGTTGAACTAGGATTTGGCGGTACATCTGTTTTATGTCAGCCATAAACAGGTACTTCCAGAGACGAGAGCGGAGCAATACAACTTGAATATCTGGTTGCAACTTTGGACCAGTATACATACTCTCATTCAGAGAGGCTCCGGTTGAAGTACGGGCTGAAGCATTGAATACAACACGCAATTTTGTTGTCTTGCTGTCAGGTTTTATGACACAATGGTGTGGTATATAGTAATTCAGTGGATTGTCGCGTTCAGACACTGGCACAAGTTCCATGTGACCACTTGACAAGTAATCCTGCATAAAGTCTATGTACTGTTTTCGAAGATCAGGTTGTCGACTTAGTCGAAGCTCAAGGGCCTTGTAGCGTTGATGAGCATGAGTCTTAGAATCACCTAACACAGGAGACGGTGTTCGAAACGGAAGTGTAACCATAAAACGACCTGAACTAAGACGAGTAGTGGTTGAGACGTAGATCTCTTCTGCAACTTTGTCATCGGGACTTAAGTGATGAACTACAGGTAGCTCTTCCAACTCCCAAAACTTTCTTAAGGTTGCATCAAGGTTGCTGGATGTTGACACACACATTGTGGCCAGTGAAACAGGGGGAGCTGTGGTGGTCGGCCCAAACAAAACCCAAccgaaaattgtttttaacgcAGTAGGCTCGCCTGCACTACCCGAAATGAGACTGTCGCATAATATGGACGGTAGAATGTCGGCGCCCAACAGCAAGTCTATGTCACCAGGAATGTGATATGACGGATCTGCTAAGGGCAAATGGTGAATATGTGTCCATTGACCAGGTGTGAACGAGATTTGCGGGGTTTTTCCTGTGATCTGTGGTACAATCAAAGCGTCAATACTTAGGCTGGGTGTTTGTTTGCCGTGAGGAGTCACAATGACAACGGATGATCCACAAACAGGAGTAGCAGTAGTGTTAGCAAACGTGGTTATACTCACAGGTGAACGTCGGCGATTGAGCATAAGAATGTCAGCCGATTTGCCCGTGATAAAGCTGGCTTGAGAGCCACTGTCTAATAGGGCTCTAAACGAATGACGATGACCATCGGTACCACAAATGTCCAGAAGCACAGTTGATAATAATACCACTTTCTGGGGGTTATCTTTTACAACTAACGAGACCGTGCGGGTAGGATCACCTGACTGGACCACCATGGAACTACTTGGTGGTGTACTCGTGGCTGGACTTGATTCAAAGTGTAACAAGGTATGGTGAGAACGATTGCACGATTGACACTTGAATTTCGAAGGGCACGCAGCGGACGAGTGTCCACAGCCGAGACAGTTGATGCAGAGACGATGGGTTTTTGCCAGCTGAAAACGATCGTTTGGGCCTTTACTAAGGAACAATTTACATTGTCGAATCGAATGAGGCTTTTTGCAAATTTGGCAGTTACTGATAGCAGGTGACCGATGACCTGATTCAGTGGATAACGCCGCACTGGCGGTCAACACTTTTGGTCCATAAGTGGGACGAGAGTGTGTAGTATATACCTTTTTTGACTGTTTTGGTTGGGAAGTACTAGATTGTAAAGTCGTTGAATAATTTCCTGCACGAGCTTCGGCTGACCGTACATGGCTCCTTAAAAATTCTACAAAGTCACTCGTGGCTGGTTGATGGCGATCTCCAACAGTAAGTTCCCAACGAGAGCGAAGATCATAATCTAGATGATTTTCAAAGATATGAACAAGAATCGGACTCCATTGGCGAGtaacaaaatctaaattatctAGGGCCGCAGTGTGTTCAAGAATGGTCGTGAGAAGAGTTTTTATGGAAGCCGCGTCGTTACAATTGACTGTGTGGGGTGCTAGGAGGGCGTCCAGATGAATTCGAGCCAAATCACGCTTGTTCCCATAACGAGCACGCAACACTTCCCAAGCTTTGTTATAGTTTGCGGACGTCAAAGGGAGATGTGAAACCAACGATAGAGCTTCACCTTGCAGAGAGgtctttaatatttcaaatcgcTCAACATCGGGAAGATCAGGAGCGTGggacaaaattgatttaaagAGATCTTCGAAACCTTGCCATTCAATAAGCACTCCAGAAAACGTAGGAAAGCTCCGTTTGGGCAGTTGATAATGTGACAAATTACTGGAGCCTGTTGTTTGGTTAACTGACAACTGAGCTGAGGATGTATCCATGCCGGGAGATAATGAAATATGATACACATCAGCAAAAGCAGCAAGTTCATAGTACAAATTGTCAAAATCGGCACTGAGGCTTAGACTCTCTTTATTATCTACGACTTCCATGGGGGCTAACTTTTTACTAACAGAAGATTCCATGACTTGGAAATCGTCTTCAGCAATTCGACGAATGTCATTTAATTCAGACAGCATCTTAGCTACTTTAGCATGTTTGCCCGCATTAGAACGATCGGCTTTATATTCACCGGCTGCAGCGACAAATGAAGTGATTTTTGCAATTGCACGGACAACCCGTGCTTTTGCCTCTGCATAAGTTACTGAAGGAGGAGTGACCATTTTTTACAACAAGTTACGGAGTTTGTAATTAGAATAAATCAACACAGGGTGTTGATCgtatgaatttattttgaacgCAACTACAGCATTACGGACAGGTAATGACAATTTTTCTCTGTCACTGTTTACAAACGACGAATTCAAGCAGAACTTGAGCACCACACTAGTCGCAGTTTGTTAGTACATCCGGCCCAAAGGACCAAAAATATGTGTACGCCAAGACAGCTGACGCAGCACATTCCCGAAGGACCACTCGACGAACAGTcgagaccaaaaaaaaattggtttggaTTGCTTATGTCGCCTTTTATAAATTGGGTAGGCAACCTAATATGCACGACGACAACGATGACCTCAGATTAGGAAAGGGACGTGAGGTGTTGAGGAGAACAAGATTTTAGAGTTTagttattgggggggggggggggggtctccGTAGTCGGTTAGGACAGGTGCAATGACCACGGAGCTCACATGAGTTGGCTAAACCTTAATGACTAAGCTTAAACTAAAAGTCTTGACGTGGACCCGGACAGCCTGCCCACATTGGAGACACCCGTTGAATGCGGATTCCGAAGACCTGGGCGGCCTCTCACACACTACGGCGAGTGCTGGCGGACTTACGCGGGAGGAGCTGGCACTTGGTGACGGTGAGGCACACAGTGGGCGCACAAGCCGTCGGATCAGGTGACCCACGGatggcaataatataattaagatatataaatttataactcacggtttgaatggtaataatttggccgtttattttaaacaataataatgagcaGGTGCAGTGACGGATTTCAGTAGCGTCGCAAGTAACACcgcagtaataataacaatttggttGATCACAATGATCAGACAGTCCGATTGTACAgatcgaaattaataatatatatataaatgatgcTTGGTGTGTACCAATAAATACGTACACCCGACAAGATTGTAAAGAACACGAACATCACATTAACAAAAAGAACGCTGCAATAGCGggacaataaaaaatttgacgAGAGAAAAAAAGCACACAAAAAAAGATATGACAACAAGGGCGTTGGCCGCAATAAACgataataagaaaaacacaATAAAGATTAAGATAATA
This genomic window from Metopolophium dirhodum isolate CAU chromosome 1, ASM1992520v1, whole genome shotgun sequence contains:
- the LOC132933446 gene encoding uncharacterized protein LOC132933446, translated to MTFFTKHVMQQLWTSGINWDDPVPSDIASLWARYQSELQLIETISIPRRITYDHAISVQLHAFSDSSEKGYAAAVYLRVETVTSVYCHLITGKSKVAPLKRSTIPRLELCGAVLASKLLRLVADSYTNRITIDELHSWTDSTTALVWIRSSPHRWATFIANRTSLIHDLTTPAIWRHVPTKENPVDCASRGLFPSELLNHSLWWTGPSFLLSPPDKWPKLLLTKLEDFTGPPSREARVPTVLTVTVDIPIINLLNRMSSLQKILRVIAYCFRFSKPRSDAPISNIINATEITRALSALVYLVQRQTFAVEIAALSNGLPCSKSLRRLDLFIDPVGVLRVGGRLRNAEIPYVHKHPALLPSRHRLTDLIIDHNHCALSHPGAMTLQSHLQREFWILSGRQAIRSRLRLCLPCFRTRPQTVQPKMAALPKYRVQQIKPFAISGVDYAGPISIKGSRGRASSRSSAYICLFVCTVTKALHIELSSDLSTETFLLAFTRFAARRGPIKEIHSDCGTNFVGAANILSPLHNFIASETYQHSVRNHLSKDQITWLFNPPSSPHFGGLWEAGVKSTKSLIFRSIGTHRLTSEELITLLTKIEATLNSRPLCALSNDPKDLEALTPSHFLTLVPSTSLPDPCLENVPLSKMQRWRLVTDLHRYFWTRWKNEYLSTLQLRTKWSDDGKQLNVGDLVLIKEPSHPLYWRYGRITDLHPGADGVSRVATVHTSSGVLTRPAVKLCPVPSC
- the LOC132933448 gene encoding uncharacterized protein LOC132933448 codes for the protein MVTPPSVTYAEAKARVVRAIAKITSFVAAAGEYKADRSNAGKHAKVAKMLSELNDIRRIAEDDFQVMESSVSKKLAPMEVVDNKESLSLSADFDNLYYELAAFADVYHISLSPGMDTSSAQLSVNQTTGSSNLSHYQLPKRSFPTFSGVLIEWQGFEDLFKSILSHAPDLPDVERFEILKTSLQGEALSLVSHLPLTSANYNKAWEVLRARYGNKRDLARIHLDALLAPHTVNCNDAASIKTLLTTILEHTAALDNLDFVTRQWSPILVHIFENHLDYDLRSRWELTVGDRHQPATSDFVEFLRSHVRSAEARAGNYSTTLQSSTSQPKQSKKVYTTHSRPTYGPKVLTASAALSTESGHRSPAISNCQICKKPHSIRQCKLFLSKGPNDRFQLAKTHRLCINCLGCGHSSAACPSKFKCQSCNRSHHTLLHFESSPATSTPPSSSMVVQSGDPTRTVSLVVKDNPQKVVLLSTVLLDICGTDGHRHSFRALLDSGSQASFITGKSADILMLNRRRSPVSITTFANTTATPVCGSSVVIVTPHGKQTPSLSIDALIVPQITGKTPQISFTPGQWTHIHHLPLADPSYHIPGDIDLLLGADILPSILCDSLISGSAGEPTALKTIFGWVLFGPTTTAPPVSLATMCVSTSSNLDATLRKFWELEELPVVHHLSPDDKVAEEIYVSTTTRLSSGRFMVTLPFRTPSPVLGDSKTHAHQRYKALELRLSRQPDLRKQYIDFMQDYLSSGHMELVPVSERDNPLNYYIPHHCVIKPDSKTTKLRVVFNASARTSTGASLNESMYTGPKLQPDIQVVLLRSRLWKYLFMADIKQMYRQILVQPSDRDYLRILWRFSPSSPIDEYRLCTVTYGTSAAPFQALRTIRHLATLDGARWPVAADVLLNDTFVDDILTGANSEEDALNCQDQLINLCALAQFELRKWASNNVQLLQMVPPESRAMSVSVLFDSDELSDLKVLGSAIDDSTDKTICSVRHCSCL